In the Euphorbia lathyris chromosome 5, ddEupLath1.1, whole genome shotgun sequence genome, one interval contains:
- the LOC136230152 gene encoding uncharacterized protein, translated as MAFEVPYDQIRELQISLRKEAALESYNPDDSQLPDLPSFEDAISHLHPSPQYLLCNHCKGSLIRGINSVFCIFCGRQQTKDVPPDPIKLTSTSGYRWFLHSLDLDGSELVGSSIEVSQSNKGQNTPEIDLPLCDLLDLKIRWPSEHKRSETSISEREKVQKLSNLNVAGVDIDNFFTETKTSHFSLSTDEQFTTNKHEDGTESNAFQGHENLNLFENAKPSETVARTEEDISGDSCSGWEANFQSSGYGTHIQENKLSDPFVGSSSIDLSSHMDAVFGSGKDLFDEKREGNISSISNKNDWFKDPWSSSNTENRDYQFEVPLSNKDQEAIGKTIDSSSMNADWIQGDQWQIANSGSGAADNRIIDEGDDSIDEWNDFTSSANAKGPSSYSNPMMASQDVQFEVPIYKNDQEAIGKTNDYYSRNADWIQGNQWQSMTSGSGATDNRIADEDDSFNAWNDFTSSTSAKVPFSNSLKDVNHIVPSLDQASEISLLGGSSISKHVDFGSFQELDFSSTTLNKQHNSTETISLVPETFAPDKMSSMNEPGGMAEEVDISGNFLNGIAESQTAGIERLMSQMHDLSFMLESNLSIPQKRDPKNIDTVGPFSKN; from the exons ATGGCGTTCGAGGTACCCTACGATCAAATAAGGGAGCTTCAGATCTCACTGCGTAAAGAGGCTGCTCTCGAATCCTACAATCCGGATGACTCTCAACTTCCCGATTTACCCTCTTTTGAAGACGCAATTTCCCACCTTCACCCTTCTCCTCAATATCTTCTGTGCAACCACTGCAAGGGGAGCCTCATTCGGGGCATTAATTCTGTCTTCTGTATCTTTTGCGGTAGACAGCAGACCAAGGATGTTCCTCCTGACCCAATTAAGTTGACTTCTACTTCTGGTTACCGTTGGTTTCTTCACTCTCTTGACTTGGATGGATCG GAGCTTGTGGGGTCATCAATTGAAGTAAGTCAATCAAACAAAGGGCAGAATACACCGGAAATTGACCTTCCCTTGTGTGatcttttagatttaaaaaTAAGATGGCCTTCTGAGCACAAGAGATCTGAAACTAGTATTTCAGAAAGGGAAAAAGTGCAGAAGTTAAGTAATCTGAATGTGGCTGGAGTTGATATTGACAACTTTTTCACTGAAACTAAGACCAGTCATTTCTCTCTATCTACTGATGAACAATTTACTACAAACAAACATGAAGATGGTACTGAAAGTAATGCTTTTCAAGGTCATGAAAATCTTAACTTATTTGAGAATGCTAAGCCTTCTGAGACAGTTGCAAGAACTGAGGAAGATATAAGTGGTGACTCCTGTTCTGGTTGGGAGGCTAATTTTCAATCTTCTGGCTATGGAACTCATATTCAGGAAAACAAATTATCTGATCCTTTTGTAGGATCTTCTTCTATTGATCTTTCTTCTCACATGGATGCTGTCTTTGGATCTGGAAAAGATCTATTTGATGAAAAAAGAGAAGGAAACATATCTTCTATATCCAATAAGAATGACTGGTTTAAAGATCCATGGAGTAGTTCCAACACTGAGAATCGGGATTATCAGTTTGAAGTTCCCCTAAGTAATAAGGACCAAGAAGCAATTGGAAAGACAATTGACTCTTCTTCCATGAATGCAGACTGGATTCAAGGTGATCAGTGGCAAATTGCAAACAGTGGTAGTGGGGCTGCTGATAATAGGATCATTGATGAAGGGGATGATTCAATTGATGAGTGGAACGATTTTACAAGTTCAGCTAATGCGAAAGGTCCTTCAAGTTATTCGAACCCCATGATGGCTTCCCAGGATGTTCAGTTTGAAGTGCCCATATATAAAAATGATCAAGAAGCGATAGGGAAAACAAATGACTATTATTCCAGGAATGCTGATTGGATTCAAGGAAATCAGTGGCAAAGCATGACCAGCGGTAGTGGGGCTACTGATAATAGGATCgctgatgaagatgattcatttaatgcttGGAATGATTTTACAAGTTCAACTAGTGCTAAAGTTCCTTTTAGTAATTCATTGAAAGATGTTAATCATATTGTGCCATCTCTTGACCAGGCGTCAGAAATAAGCTTACTAGGTGGAAGTAGTATCTCAAAGCATGTTGATTTTGGTAGCTTTCAAGAACTGGATTTTTCCTCAACAACTTTGAACAAGCAACATAATTCAACAGAAACTATTAGTTTGGTTCCGGAAACTTTTGCTCCAGATAA GATGAGTAGCATGAATGAACCTGGAGGGATGGCTGAAGAAGTTGACATAAGTGGAAATTTCTTGAATGGAATTGCAGAGTCTCAAACTGCTGGTATAGAGAGATTGATGTCACAGATGCACGATCTCTCCTTTATGCTAGAAAGCAATCTTTCAATACCGCAAAAGAGGGATCCAAAAAATATAGATACAGTTGGTCCGTTCTCTAAAaattaa